CCAGCGCGCCTCCGCCCAGGCCGCCGAGGCCGCGCAGGTGGTTGAGGCGATCCGCCCGGACGGCGCCGTCGAGGACCGGGAGGTCGAGGACCGGGGCGTCGAACAGCTGGAGCTCCCGGAGGTCGCCACCGACCTCGAACCCACCGACGGGGCGGGGCCGTTGCGGGTCGCACCGCCGCACGCGGCCTGACCGCCCGCCCCCAGCGGTGGCGCCCCGCCCAGCCCCGGGGCGAGCATGGAGGGAACGGACGCACCGTGCACGGAGCGCCGTGCGCCAGCCACCCCGGGAGGTCCGGCCATGACGACCGCGAAAGAGATCATGCACCCCGGAGCGGAGTGCGTCACCGGCGAGCAGACGCTCGCCGAGGCCGCCCGGCTCATGCGCGACCGGGGCGTCGGCGCGCTGCCGATCTGCGGCGAGAAGCAGCAGTTGCTGGGCATCCTCACCGACCGCGACATCGTCCTCAAGTGCGTCGCCGAGGGGCGCGACCCCGCCGCCGTGCGCTGCGTCGAACTCGCCCTCGGACGCCCGACGGTGATCGAGGAGGACGAGGAGGCGGACCTCGTCCTGGAGGCCATGGAGGAGCACCGGGTGCGCCGCCTACCGGTGATCAACCACCCCGAGCACGAGCTGGTCGGCATGATCAGCGAGGCCGACATCGCCCGCCACCTCTCGCAGGAGCGGCTCGCCGAGTTCGTCACCGCCGTCACCGCCCGCTGACCCCGCCGCCGACCGGTCGGGGGAGGAGGGTTGACCGTGTCGACCGAAGGCATCGAGGCCGTGTTCCTGACCACCCACAGCTGGGGGCGGGCGGCCGGGTTCTTCCAGTCGCTGGGCTACCGGCTGGACTTCGAGGCCGACCACGCCTCGGGGCAGCTGCGCAACGGCGACGGGCCGTACCTGTTCATCGCCGAGGTCCCGGAGAGCGAGCAGCCGCGGACCGGGATCGTCCTCCGGGTGCCGGACGCCGACGCCTACCGGCCCGGCCCCGGCGTCGAGCTGCTCACCCCGTTCGAGGACACCCACTACGGGACGCGGGAGGCGACCGTCCGCGACCCCGACGGCCGCGAGTGGACCCTGCAGGCACCCGCGAAGTGACGGGAGGGGCGACGCGAAGGGCGTGAACGGAACGGGCCCGACCGATCCGGCGGAGCCCGACGACACGGCGGTGCGGACGGCACTGTGGCGCGCCCTGCACCTGGACGCCGACCGGCCGGGCCTGCGCACCAGCACCGAGGGCGCGAGCCGGGCCGGCACCCCGTTCCGGAGCCTCTACGCCCCCGAACGGATGCCGGCGCTCGCCCGGGAGAGCGGCTTCCGGCAGGCTCGGCACCTGCCCGGCCGGGCCCTCGCCGAGCGCTGGTTCACCGGCCGCCCGGACGGCCTGCGGCCCTCCACCGGCGAGGACTTCCTGCTCGCCGCCACCTGACCGTCCGTCAGTTCAGGTAGCACTTGGGCAGCTTGGCCAGGAACGCGTCCGCGATCACCTGGTAGCCGGCGTCGTTGGCGTGGATGTCACCGCGCGCCATGTTGGTCCACTGCAGGATCCGGGCCACGTTCAGCGGCACCTGCTGGTCGCCCAGCGGCACCGTGGGCTCGAAGGACCCGGTGGCGAAGGCGCCCGCGACGTCGGCCGTCGGGACGTGGTGGCGGGCGTCCACGCCCTCGATCGCGTCGTTCAGCGAACCGCTCAACCGCACCGAGGCGGTGGCCAGTTCCCGGCCCTGCTCGCCGGTCACCCAGGCGGCCAGGAAGGGGTCGTACAGGTTCATCCCGACGATCCGGGTGCGCGGGCCGGCCGCCGCCCGCAGCTCGCCCAGGATCCGGTCCAGCCCGGTGCGGACCTGCTCGATGCCGTTCACCGCGCACGGCAGGTCCAGCGAGCCGCCGGAGGCGCAGCGCTGCACGTCGTTGGCGCCGATGTCGATGGTCACCAGCACCTCGTCCTTCCGGTGCGCCTTCAAGTAGGAGACGGCCGCCGCCAGTTGGGAGCCGGTGAAGGAGTGCGGGTACGGGCAGCCGCCGTCCGCCATGGTGCCGGTGGTCTCGCCCGGGCAGCCCAGGTCGGTGAACTCGAAGGGCCGGTGGCCCCGGGCGGCCCGCGACCCCAGCGTCCGGGCCAGGTCCTGCGCGTAGCCCCGGCCCACCACGTGCCCGCCGTCCGGCGTCGACTGGTAGCCCGCCGCCAGCGAGTCGCCCAGCGCCAGGTAGTACGCGGTGCGCCCCCGGTCGTCGGGCCTGCCGTGCCCG
The window above is part of the Kitasatospora sp. NA04385 genome. Proteins encoded here:
- a CDS encoding CBS domain-containing protein, giving the protein MTTAKEIMHPGAECVTGEQTLAEAARLMRDRGVGALPICGEKQQLLGILTDRDIVLKCVAEGRDPAAVRCVELALGRPTVIEEDEEADLVLEAMEEHRVRRLPVINHPEHELVGMISEADIARHLSQERLAEFVTAVTAR
- a CDS encoding VOC family protein, with translation MSTEGIEAVFLTTHSWGRAAGFFQSLGYRLDFEADHASGQLRNGDGPYLFIAEVPESEQPRTGIVLRVPDADAYRPGPGVELLTPFEDTHYGTREATVRDPDGREWTLQAPAK
- a CDS encoding SGNH/GDSL hydrolase family protein; this translates as MRPIARRRTLVAAALTALALAAAGAVPAAAQDAAHGPGGHGPGGHGRPDDRGRTAYYLALGDSLAAGYQSTPDGGHVVGRGYAQDLARTLGSRAARGHRPFEFTDLGCPGETTGTMADGGCPYPHSFTGSQLAAAVSYLKAHRKDEVLVTIDIGANDVQRCASGGSLDLPCAVNGIEQVRTGLDRILGELRAAAGPRTRIVGMNLYDPFLAAWVTGEQGRELATASVRLSGSLNDAIEGVDARHHVPTADVAGAFATGSFEPTVPLGDQQVPLNVARILQWTNMARGDIHANDAGYQVIADAFLAKLPKCYLN